The following proteins come from a genomic window of Trifolium pratense cultivar HEN17-A07 linkage group LG4, ARS_RC_1.1, whole genome shotgun sequence:
- the LOC123921230 gene encoding amino acid transporter AVT6A-like isoform X2, whose product MGIHNNNHPRTTNEIVREQHCPLLHNSKKDEKIEVEIQQNDDDRSICNNNNGSSSASFTGSVFNLSTTIIGAGIMALPAAMKVLGLTIGIASIIFFALLSHTSLDILMRFSRVAKAQSYGDIMGCAFGSVGRLVFQISVLVNNFGILVVYSIIIGDVLSGTTSSGSHHFGVLEGWFGEHWSTGRTFVLLVTTLVVFTPLGFFKRIDSLRYTSGLAVALAIVFLVITAGITFVKLFNGSIESPRLLPNITDMTSIWNLFTAVPVLVTAFVCHYNVHTIDNELGDSSLIQPVICASLVLCSGIYILTALFGFLLFGEATLGDVLANFDTDLGIPYSNVLNDIVRISYALHLMLVFPVIFFSLRFNLDDLFFPSAKSLEFDKFRFSLITTGLIFLLYVAANFVPSIWDVFQFTGATATVCLGFIFPAAIALRDPQSIATKKDKILSIVMIVLAVFANVVAIYSNADALF is encoded by the exons ATGGGGATACACAACAACAATCATCCTAGAACAACAAATGAAATTGTTAGAGAACAACATTGTCCATTGTTACATAATAGTAAAAAAGATGAGAAAATTGAAGTTGAAATTCAAcaaaatgatgatgatagatCCATTTGTAACAACAATAATGGATCATCATCAGCATCATTTACTGGTTCAGTATTCAAtttatcaacaacaattatTGGTGCTGGAATCATGGCTTTACCTGCAGCCATGAAAGTTTTGGGTTTAACAATTGGTATTGCTTCAATAATTTTCTTTGCTTTGCTTAGTCACACCTCTTTGGATATTCTTATGAGGTTTAGTAGAGTTGCTAAGGCTCAATCTTATGGTGATATTATGGGGTGTGCTTTTGGAAGTGTTGGAAGATTGGTTTTTCAGATTTCTGTTCTTGTTAATAATTTTGGTATTCTTGTTGTCTACAGCATCATAATTG GTGATGTACTGTCTGGAACAACTTCATCTGGAAGTCATCATTTCGGTGTACTTGAAGGATGGTTCGGAGAACACTGGTCGACTGGGCGGACTTTTGTTCTTCTTGTAACAACCCTTGTTGTATTTACTCCATTAGGATTCTTTAAGAGAATAG ATTCATTAAGATATACTTCTGGTTTAGCAGTGGCTTTGGCAATTGTTTTTCTTGTCATAACTGCAGGAATCACATTTGTTAAATTGTTCAATGGAAGTATAGAGAGTCCAAGATTGCTTCCTAATATTACTGATATGACATCTATTTGGAATCTATTCACAGCAGTTCCTGTTCTTGTCACGGCATTTGTTTGTCATTACAATG TGCATACAATAGACAATGAACTCGGAGACTCTTCACTAATACAACCAGTTATATGCGCATCATTGGTTCTATGTTCTGGCATATACATTCTTACAGCTTTATTTGGATTTCTACTATTTGGCGAAGCAACTCTTGGTGATGTACTGGCCAACTTTGATACTGATCTTGGCATCCCTTATAGCAATGTGCTCAACGACATTGTTCGTATCAGCTACGCCCTTCACCTCATGCTTGTTTTCCCTGTTATCTTCTTTTCACTCCGCTTCAATTTGGATGATCTTTTCTTTCCCTCAGCCAAATCATTGGAATTTGATAAGTTCAGGTTTTCGTTGATCACTACTGGACTCATCTTTTTGCTCTATGTGGCTGCAAATTTTGTACCTAGCATTTGGGATGTGTTTCAATTCACCGGAGCAACTGCTACTGTTTGCCTTGGTTTTATTTTCCCTGCTGCAATTGCTCTAAG GGATCCACAAAGCATTGCAACTAAGAAGGACAAAATTTTATCCATTGTGATGATTGTTCTTGCTGTCTTCGCAAATGTTGTGGCTATATACAGTAATGCTGATGCTTTGTTC TGA
- the LOC123921230 gene encoding amino acid transporter AVT6A-like isoform X1 — MGIHNNNHPRTTNEIVREQHCPLLHNSKKDEKIEVEIQQNDDDRSICNNNNGSSSASFTGSVFNLSTTIIGAGIMALPAAMKVLGLTIGIASIIFFALLSHTSLDILMRFSRVAKAQSYGDIMGCAFGSVGRLVFQISVLVNNFGILVVYSIIIGDVLSGTTSSGSHHFGVLEGWFGEHWSTGRTFVLLVTTLVVFTPLGFFKRIDSLRYTSGLAVALAIVFLVITAGITFVKLFNGSIESPRLLPNITDMTSIWNLFTAVPVLVTAFVCHYNVHTIDNELGDSSLIQPVICASLVLCSGIYILTALFGFLLFGEATLGDVLANFDTDLGIPYSNVLNDIVRISYALHLMLVFPVIFFSLRFNLDDLFFPSAKSLEFDKFRFSLITTGLIFLLYVAANFVPSIWDVFQFTGATATVCLGFIFPAAIALRDPQSIATKKDKILSIVMIVLAVFANVVAIYSNADALFRKHQSKSN; from the exons ATGGGGATACACAACAACAATCATCCTAGAACAACAAATGAAATTGTTAGAGAACAACATTGTCCATTGTTACATAATAGTAAAAAAGATGAGAAAATTGAAGTTGAAATTCAAcaaaatgatgatgatagatCCATTTGTAACAACAATAATGGATCATCATCAGCATCATTTACTGGTTCAGTATTCAAtttatcaacaacaattatTGGTGCTGGAATCATGGCTTTACCTGCAGCCATGAAAGTTTTGGGTTTAACAATTGGTATTGCTTCAATAATTTTCTTTGCTTTGCTTAGTCACACCTCTTTGGATATTCTTATGAGGTTTAGTAGAGTTGCTAAGGCTCAATCTTATGGTGATATTATGGGGTGTGCTTTTGGAAGTGTTGGAAGATTGGTTTTTCAGATTTCTGTTCTTGTTAATAATTTTGGTATTCTTGTTGTCTACAGCATCATAATTG GTGATGTACTGTCTGGAACAACTTCATCTGGAAGTCATCATTTCGGTGTACTTGAAGGATGGTTCGGAGAACACTGGTCGACTGGGCGGACTTTTGTTCTTCTTGTAACAACCCTTGTTGTATTTACTCCATTAGGATTCTTTAAGAGAATAG ATTCATTAAGATATACTTCTGGTTTAGCAGTGGCTTTGGCAATTGTTTTTCTTGTCATAACTGCAGGAATCACATTTGTTAAATTGTTCAATGGAAGTATAGAGAGTCCAAGATTGCTTCCTAATATTACTGATATGACATCTATTTGGAATCTATTCACAGCAGTTCCTGTTCTTGTCACGGCATTTGTTTGTCATTACAATG TGCATACAATAGACAATGAACTCGGAGACTCTTCACTAATACAACCAGTTATATGCGCATCATTGGTTCTATGTTCTGGCATATACATTCTTACAGCTTTATTTGGATTTCTACTATTTGGCGAAGCAACTCTTGGTGATGTACTGGCCAACTTTGATACTGATCTTGGCATCCCTTATAGCAATGTGCTCAACGACATTGTTCGTATCAGCTACGCCCTTCACCTCATGCTTGTTTTCCCTGTTATCTTCTTTTCACTCCGCTTCAATTTGGATGATCTTTTCTTTCCCTCAGCCAAATCATTGGAATTTGATAAGTTCAGGTTTTCGTTGATCACTACTGGACTCATCTTTTTGCTCTATGTGGCTGCAAATTTTGTACCTAGCATTTGGGATGTGTTTCAATTCACCGGAGCAACTGCTACTGTTTGCCTTGGTTTTATTTTCCCTGCTGCAATTGCTCTAAG GGATCCACAAAGCATTGCAACTAAGAAGGACAAAATTTTATCCATTGTGATGATTGTTCTTGCTGTCTTCGCAAATGTTGTGGCTATATACAGTAATGCTGATGCTTTGTTCAGAAAACACCAAAGTAAATCAAATTGA
- the LOC123881760 gene encoding protein GOLVEN 7-like, whose protein sequence is MVLIKSSTTTTATIMLVFLCAALLSSARLHPAGGAEVNDISSTKANVASETINNNKDKNIAAMDMKKQSVNSPKSSFHGKRSLSDEFVAFTADYHPPRHHPPKNNK, encoded by the exons ATGGTACTTATAAAAagtagtactactactactgcCACTATTATGCTTGTATTCCTTTGTGCTGCCTTGTTGTCTTCTGCTAGGTTGCATCCTGCAG GAGGAGCTGAAGTTAATGATATTTCAAGTACAAAG GCTAATGTTGCAAGTGAGACTATAAACAACAATAAGGACAAAAACATAGCTGCAATGGACATGAAGAAACAAAGTGTGAATTCACCAAAATCCAGTTTTCATGGAAAGAGAAGTTTATCAGATGAGTTTGTTGCTTTTACTGCTGACTATCATCCACCAAGGCATCACCCACCAAAGAACAACAAATAA